One part of the Fusobacterium pseudoperiodonticum genome encodes these proteins:
- a CDS encoding ArsB/NhaD family transporter: protein MLLSLGILIFVIVFYCIITEKVASAYATMLGALAMAFLGIVNEEEILETIHSRLEILLLLIGMMIIVSLISETGVFQWFAIKVVKIVRGDPLKLLILLSIVTATCSAFLDNVTTILLMAPVSILLAKQLKLDPFPFVMTEVLSSDIGGMATLIGDPTQLIIGSEGKISFNEFLFNTAPMTIIALAILLTVVYFTNIRKMQVPNTLRAQIMELESDRILTNKKLLKQSIIILTAVIIGFVLNNFVNKGLAVISLSGGILLAFLTEREPKKIFAAVEWDTLFFFIGLFVMIRGIENLGIIKYIGDKIIELSTGNFKVASISIMWLSSIFTSIFGNVANAATFSKIIKTVIPDFQTVADTKVFWWALSFGSCLGGSITMIGSATNVVAVSASAKAGCKIDFMKFFKFGSKIAILNLIAATVYMYLRYL from the coding sequence ATGTTACTAAGTTTAGGAATACTTATTTTTGTTATAGTGTTTTACTGTATAATTACAGAAAAAGTGGCTTCAGCCTATGCAACTATGTTAGGAGCATTGGCAATGGCTTTTTTAGGAATAGTTAATGAAGAAGAAATTTTAGAAACAATACATAGTAGATTAGAAATATTACTTCTGTTAATTGGTATGATGATAATAGTTTCTTTAATATCTGAAACAGGAGTGTTTCAATGGTTTGCAATAAAAGTAGTTAAGATAGTAAGAGGAGACCCTTTAAAACTATTGATATTACTTTCAATTGTAACAGCGACATGTTCAGCATTTTTAGATAATGTTACAACAATATTACTTATGGCACCTGTGTCAATATTGTTGGCTAAACAATTAAAATTAGATCCTTTTCCTTTTGTTATGACAGAAGTTTTATCTTCTGATATTGGTGGGATGGCAACTTTAATTGGGGACCCAACTCAACTTATCATAGGAAGTGAAGGGAAAATATCATTCAATGAATTTTTATTTAATACTGCTCCTATGACCATAATAGCACTTGCAATATTATTGACAGTTGTCTATTTTACAAATATAAGAAAGATGCAGGTTCCAAATACATTGAGAGCACAGATTATGGAATTGGAATCTGACAGAATACTTACAAATAAAAAATTATTAAAGCAATCTATAATAATACTTACAGCAGTGATAATAGGTTTTGTATTAAATAACTTTGTAAATAAAGGTTTAGCAGTAATTTCTTTAAGTGGTGGAATATTATTAGCTTTCTTAACAGAAAGAGAGCCTAAAAAGATTTTTGCAGCTGTTGAATGGGATACTCTATTCTTCTTTATCGGTCTTTTTGTGATGATTAGAGGAATAGAAAATCTAGGAATAATCAAATATATAGGTGACAAAATAATTGAATTGTCAACTGGAAACTTTAAGGTAGCCTCAATTTCAATAATGTGGTTATCTTCAATATTTACTTCTATCTTTGGAAATGTTGCTAATGCAGCAACTTTCTCAAAAATTATTAAGACAGTTATTCCTGATTTTCAAACTGTAGCAGATACAAAAGTATTTTGGTGGGCTTTGTCTTTTGGTTCTTGTTTAGGTGGAAGTATTACAATGATAGGTTCAGCAACAAATGTTGTAGCTGTTTCAGCTTCAGCAAAGGCAGGTTGTAAAATTGATTTTATGAAATTCTTTAAATTTGGAAGTAAAATTGCAATTTTAAATTTAATAGCTGCAACTGTATATATGTATTTAAGATATCTATAA
- a CDS encoding flavin reductase family protein, which translates to MKKRNLKGSVVLNPVPAVLVTCKNSEGKDNVFTVAWVGTICSRPPMLSISIRPERLSYDYIKETMEFTINLPSKKQTKVVDFCGVRSGRQINKIKECAFTLHDGLKVKSSYIEECPINIECKVKDIIKLGSHDMFIADVLTSHINEDLFDEKDKIHFEKADLISYSHGEYFALSKDAIGKFGYSVAKKKKKINKKSKK; encoded by the coding sequence ATGAAGAAAAGAAATTTAAAAGGAAGTGTAGTTTTAAATCCAGTACCAGCTGTACTAGTGACTTGTAAAAATTCAGAGGGTAAAGATAATGTCTTTACTGTTGCTTGGGTAGGAACTATCTGTTCAAGACCGCCAATGTTATCAATTTCTATAAGACCTGAAAGGTTATCTTATGACTATATAAAAGAAACTATGGAATTCACTATAAATTTACCTAGCAAAAAACAGACTAAAGTTGTAGATTTTTGTGGAGTTCGTTCAGGTAGACAAATTAATAAAATAAAGGAGTGTGCTTTTACTTTGCACGATGGATTAAAGGTAAAATCTTCATATATAGAAGAATGTCCTATAAATATAGAATGTAAAGTTAAGGATATTATTAAATTAGGTAGCCATGATATGTTTATAGCAGATGTTTTAACTTCCCATATCAATGAAGATTTATTTGATGAAAAAGATAAAATTCATTTTGAAAAAGCAGATTTAATTTCTTACTCACATGGAGAATATTTTGCTTTATCTAAAGATGCAATTGGAAAATTTGGATATTCAGTTGCTAAGAAAAAGAAAAAAATAAATAAAAAAAGTAAAAAATAA